A window of the Hordeum vulgare subsp. vulgare chromosome 5H, MorexV3_pseudomolecules_assembly, whole genome shotgun sequence genome harbors these coding sequences:
- the LOC123397679 gene encoding beta-1,2-xylosyltransferase XYXT1-like isoform X2 has translation MAQGMAGDGSSSQASSGVVRSLARHHQAVLGFLLGFFVTVMLYTTVSGLFRSTNSIVVMQSRPGEHTEQSALTAAPLVSSTPNSSTQVHDIENGQKHEVTKTMEKERIEEKNLVDGTDMNNKTGNVQVHSKLKEELIRQELDQDDDGNNGNNVTRGAARKPICDLSDPRYDICEISGDARAIGANRTVLYVPPPDERGPDGQEWAIRDQSRKDLGYIDKVNVKTLSTAESLGAPECTSRHTVPAVVFAMNGLTSNPWHDFSDVLIPLFITTRAYDGEIQFLITDLRSWFVDKYRLILTNLSRYDIVDFNKDANVRCYPHIIVGLRSHADLGIDPARTPQNYTMVDFRMYIRDVFSLPPEGQGIPYEEANKKKGNGGIDDSMEKQRPRLMLISRAENRKFVNLPEISAAVEAAGFEVLVMEPLRDMRLEEFSRVVDSCDVLMGAHGAALTSFFFLRTNAVVLQVVPWGLEREAMSYFGVHAKDMMLLDIEYTITVEESTLYEKYGKDHVAVSDLELLRKQGWQLLRQYLWEEQDIRLNVTRFSPTLHQLLRTLSEWRR, from the exons ATGGCCCAGGGGATGGCTGGCGACGGCTCCTCATCGCAGGCGTCGTCGGGCGTGGTGAGAAGTCTGGCTCGGCACCACCAGGCCGTGCTCGGGTTCCTGCTCGGTTTCTTCGTCACCGTCATGCTCTACACCACCGTCTCCGGCCTGTTCCGCTCCACGAATTCCATTG TCGTTATGCAGTCCAGGCCGGGCGAGCATACAGAGCAAAGTGCCCTAACTGCTGCTCCTCTAGTGTCGTCGACGCCTAATAGTTCTACTCAAG TGCATGACATAGAAAATGGACAGAAGCACGAGGTAACCAAGACGATGGAGAAAGAACGTATAGAAGAAAAAAACTTGGTAGATGGGACAGACATGAATAACAAAACTG GTAACGTGCAAGTTCATAGCAAGTTGAAGGAAGAGCTCATCCGGCAAGAACTCGATCAAGACGACGATGGGAATAATGGAAACAATGTCACACGTG GTGCTGCACGAAAGCCCATCTGCGACTTGTCCGACCCTAGGTATGACATCTGTGAGATCTCTGGGGACGCCCGTGCCATCGGCGCCAACCGTACCGTCCTCTATGTCCCGCCCCCCGATGAGCGCGGCCCTGACGGCCAGGAGTGGGCCATCAGGGACCAGTCTCGCAAGGACCTCGGGTACATCGACAAGGTGAATGTCAAGACCCTGAGCACCGCCGAGTCCCTCGGGGCACCGGAGTGCACCTCCCGGCACACTGTCCCGGCCGTCGTTTTTGCCATGAACGGGCTCACGTCCAACCCGTGGCACGACTTCAGCGACGTCCTGATCCCGCTCTTCATCACCACCCGTGCCTATGATGGCGAGATCCAGTTCCTCATCACTGACCTACGGTCGTGGTTTGTGGACAAGTACCGCCTCATCCTCACCAACCTGTCACGCTATGACATCGTTGACTTCAACAAGGACGCCAACGTCCGGTGCTACCCGCACATCATAGTAGGCTTACGCAGCCATGCCGACCTCGGCATCGACCCGGCCCGCACCCCGCAGAACTACACAATGGTGGACTTCCGCATGTACATACGAGACGTCTTCTCACTGCCGCCAGAAGGCCAAGGAATCCCGTACGAGGAGGCTAATAAGAAGAAAGGAAATGGTGGCATTGACGATAGCATGGAGAAACAAAGGCCGCGACTCATGCTCATAAGCCGGGCTGAGAACAGGAAGTTTGTCAACCTTCCAGAGATCTCCGCGGCGGTGGAGGCCGCTGGGTTCGAGGTTCTGGTCATGGAGCCACTCCGTGACATGAGGCTCGAGGAATTCTCTCGGGTGGTGGACTCGTGCGACGTGCTCATGGGCGCGCATGGGGCCGCGCTCAcaagcttcttcttcctccgcaCCAACGCGGTCGTGCTGCAGGTGGTGCCATGGGGCTTGGAGCGCGAGGCCATGAGTTACTTCGGCGTGCATGCCAAGGACATGATGTTGCTGGACATCGAGTACACCATCACCGTCGAGGAGAGCACGCTCTATGAAAAGTATGGCAAAGACCACGTGGCGGTAAGTGACCTGGAGTTGCTACGTAAGCAGGGGTGGCAGTTGTTAAGGCAGTACTTGTGGGAGGAGCAGGATATCAGACTTAATGTCACCAGATTTTCTCCCACTCTACACCAGTTGCTTCGAACACTGAGTGAATGGAGGAGATGA
- the LOC123397679 gene encoding beta-1,2-xylosyltransferase XYXT1-like isoform X1 translates to MAQGMAGDGSSSQASSGVVRSLARHHQAVLGFLLGFFVTVMLYTTVSGLFRSTNSIVVMQSRPGEHTEQSALTAAPLVSSTPNSSTQAVHDIENGQKHEVTKTMEKERIEEKNLVDGTDMNNKTGNVQVHSKLKEELIRQELDQDDDGNNGNNVTRGAARKPICDLSDPRYDICEISGDARAIGANRTVLYVPPPDERGPDGQEWAIRDQSRKDLGYIDKVNVKTLSTAESLGAPECTSRHTVPAVVFAMNGLTSNPWHDFSDVLIPLFITTRAYDGEIQFLITDLRSWFVDKYRLILTNLSRYDIVDFNKDANVRCYPHIIVGLRSHADLGIDPARTPQNYTMVDFRMYIRDVFSLPPEGQGIPYEEANKKKGNGGIDDSMEKQRPRLMLISRAENRKFVNLPEISAAVEAAGFEVLVMEPLRDMRLEEFSRVVDSCDVLMGAHGAALTSFFFLRTNAVVLQVVPWGLEREAMSYFGVHAKDMMLLDIEYTITVEESTLYEKYGKDHVAVSDLELLRKQGWQLLRQYLWEEQDIRLNVTRFSPTLHQLLRTLSEWRR, encoded by the exons ATGGCCCAGGGGATGGCTGGCGACGGCTCCTCATCGCAGGCGTCGTCGGGCGTGGTGAGAAGTCTGGCTCGGCACCACCAGGCCGTGCTCGGGTTCCTGCTCGGTTTCTTCGTCACCGTCATGCTCTACACCACCGTCTCCGGCCTGTTCCGCTCCACGAATTCCATTG TCGTTATGCAGTCCAGGCCGGGCGAGCATACAGAGCAAAGTGCCCTAACTGCTGCTCCTCTAGTGTCGTCGACGCCTAATAGTTCTACTCAAG CAGTGCATGACATAGAAAATGGACAGAAGCACGAGGTAACCAAGACGATGGAGAAAGAACGTATAGAAGAAAAAAACTTGGTAGATGGGACAGACATGAATAACAAAACTG GTAACGTGCAAGTTCATAGCAAGTTGAAGGAAGAGCTCATCCGGCAAGAACTCGATCAAGACGACGATGGGAATAATGGAAACAATGTCACACGTG GTGCTGCACGAAAGCCCATCTGCGACTTGTCCGACCCTAGGTATGACATCTGTGAGATCTCTGGGGACGCCCGTGCCATCGGCGCCAACCGTACCGTCCTCTATGTCCCGCCCCCCGATGAGCGCGGCCCTGACGGCCAGGAGTGGGCCATCAGGGACCAGTCTCGCAAGGACCTCGGGTACATCGACAAGGTGAATGTCAAGACCCTGAGCACCGCCGAGTCCCTCGGGGCACCGGAGTGCACCTCCCGGCACACTGTCCCGGCCGTCGTTTTTGCCATGAACGGGCTCACGTCCAACCCGTGGCACGACTTCAGCGACGTCCTGATCCCGCTCTTCATCACCACCCGTGCCTATGATGGCGAGATCCAGTTCCTCATCACTGACCTACGGTCGTGGTTTGTGGACAAGTACCGCCTCATCCTCACCAACCTGTCACGCTATGACATCGTTGACTTCAACAAGGACGCCAACGTCCGGTGCTACCCGCACATCATAGTAGGCTTACGCAGCCATGCCGACCTCGGCATCGACCCGGCCCGCACCCCGCAGAACTACACAATGGTGGACTTCCGCATGTACATACGAGACGTCTTCTCACTGCCGCCAGAAGGCCAAGGAATCCCGTACGAGGAGGCTAATAAGAAGAAAGGAAATGGTGGCATTGACGATAGCATGGAGAAACAAAGGCCGCGACTCATGCTCATAAGCCGGGCTGAGAACAGGAAGTTTGTCAACCTTCCAGAGATCTCCGCGGCGGTGGAGGCCGCTGGGTTCGAGGTTCTGGTCATGGAGCCACTCCGTGACATGAGGCTCGAGGAATTCTCTCGGGTGGTGGACTCGTGCGACGTGCTCATGGGCGCGCATGGGGCCGCGCTCAcaagcttcttcttcctccgcaCCAACGCGGTCGTGCTGCAGGTGGTGCCATGGGGCTTGGAGCGCGAGGCCATGAGTTACTTCGGCGTGCATGCCAAGGACATGATGTTGCTGGACATCGAGTACACCATCACCGTCGAGGAGAGCACGCTCTATGAAAAGTATGGCAAAGACCACGTGGCGGTAAGTGACCTGGAGTTGCTACGTAAGCAGGGGTGGCAGTTGTTAAGGCAGTACTTGTGGGAGGAGCAGGATATCAGACTTAATGTCACCAGATTTTCTCCCACTCTACACCAGTTGCTTCGAACACTGAGTGAATGGAGGAGATGA